One Gossypium hirsutum isolate 1008001.06 chromosome A11, Gossypium_hirsutum_v2.1, whole genome shotgun sequence genomic window carries:
- the LOC107944878 gene encoding uncharacterized protein isoform X2, translated as MASSVDDEFSLIDDPETNPSHHHVLHHHHSYAQVQAPPPDNHNGDDDSDSAFRGANFVNNNSSNATSSDVRIEKRRDQEEINDGVLKRSKQSATTEYRKDREEWSDAAIGCLLEAYMEKLTQLNRGNLRGRDWEEVAAAVSERCEKQSKSVEQCKNKVDNLKKRYKLERHRMSDGGITASHWPWFKKMEEIVGNSLPAKAVVEEEKGSASPGTVVRQSKRYTSAAPNPVGQMITMKSKSPKWRRVVFKISGAALACTGPPNIDPKVAMLIAREVAIACRLGVEVAIVVGGRNFFCGDTWVAATGLDRSTAYQIGMMASVMNSILLQSLLEKMGVQACVQTAFSVQEAEPYSRVRAIRHLEKGRVVIFGGIGAGTGNPLFSTDTAAALRASEIHAEAVVKGTNVDGVYDCHSQDNNATFEHISFRDLVSRGATTMDMMSLTFCEENGIPVVVFNLLQPGNISKALCGDQVGTLIDQTGRIS; from the exons ATGGCCTCTTCCGTTGACGACGAGTTTTCTCTCATCGACGACCCCGAAACTAACCCTAGCCACCACCACGTTCTCCACCACCACCATTCTTACGCGCAGGTCCAGGCGCCGCCACCCGATAACCACAACGGCGATGATGACTCTGATTCTGCTTTCCGCGGAGCCAACTTCGTTAACAACAACAGTAGTAACGCAACGTCCTCCGATGTACGGATCGAGAAGAGGAGGGACCAAGAAGAGATAAACGATGGAGTTTTGAAGAGATCGAAGCAATCGGCGACGACTGAGTACCGGAAAGACAGGGAAGAATGGAGCGATGCCGCGATCGGGTGTTTGTTGGAGGCGTATATGGAGAAGTTAACGCAGCTGAACAGGGGGAATCTTAGAGGAAGGGATTGGGAAGAGGTGGCGGCGGCAGTTAGCGAGCGGTGCGAGAAGCAGAGCAAGAGTGTGGAGCAGTGCAAGAACAAGGTTGATAATCTGAAGAAACGGTATAAGCTTGAGAGGCATAGGATGAGTGATGGTGGCATCACGGCGAGTCATTGGCCTTGGTTTAAGAAAATGGAAGAGATTGTTGGTAATTCTCTGCCTGCAAAGGCGGTGGTTGAAGAAGAAAAGGGTAGCGCTTCTCCGGGAACCGTTGTTAGACAATCCAAAAG ATATACTTCAGCTGCACCAAACCCTGTAGGTCAGATGattaccatgaaatcaaaaaGTCCTAAATGGCGCAGAGTGGTATTCAAAATTAGTGGCGCCGCTCTTGCTTGCACCGGTCCTCCCAATATCGACCCCAAG GTGGCAATGCTGATTGCTAGGGAAGTTGCAATTGCTTGCCGCCTCGGTGTAGAG GTAGCAATTGTTGTTGGAGGTCGCAATTTCTTTTGCGGAGACACGTGGGTTGCAGCTACCGGTTTAGATAGAAGTACTGCATATCAAATTGG CATGATGGCATCCGTGATGAATTCTATACTACTGCAATCGTTGTTGGAGAAGATGGGTGTTCAGGCCTGCGTGCAAACGGCATTTTCTGTGCAAGAGGCAGAACCGTACAGCCGGGTAAGGGCCATACGTCATCTTGAAAAAGGTAGAGTTGTAATATTTGGTGGCATTGGTGCTGGCACTGGAAACCCACTCTTTTCTACTGATACAGCTGCAGCGCTTCGAGCTTCAGAAA TTCATGCCGAGGCAGTTGTTAAAGGTACGAATGTCGATGGTGTTTATGACTGTCATTCCCAGGACAACAATGCTACATTTGAACACATCTCCTTTCGAGATCTAGTCTCAAGAGGTGCCACAACCATGGACATGATGTCATTGACCTTCTGTGAAGAAAATGGCATTCCAG TTGTGGTCTTTAATCTTCTTCAGCCTGGAAACATCTCGAAAGCATTATGCGGAGACCAAGTTGGTACGTTGATCGATCAAACTGGAAGGATAAGCTGA
- the LOC121209529 gene encoding 60S ribosomal protein L24, producing the protein MVLKTELCRFSGAKIYPGKGIRFIRSDSQVFLFSNSKCKRYFHNRLKPSKLTWTAMYRKQHKKDIAQEAVKKRRRATKKPYSRSIVGATLEVIQKKRSEKPEVRDAAREAALREIKERIKKTKDEKKAKKAEVAAKQQKTQGKGNIPKGGAPKGAKLGGGGGKR; encoded by the exons ATGGTTCTCAA GACGGAGCTTTGTCGGTTTAGTGGGGCCAAGATATACCCAGGAAAAGGCATCAGATTTATCCGTTCTGATTCTCAG GTTTTCCTTTTTTCAAACTCAAAATGCAAGAGGTACTTCCACAACCGTTTGAAGCCATCAAAACTTACATGGACAGCCATGTATAGGAAGCAGCATAAGAAG GACATCGCTCAAGAGGCTGTTAAGAAGAGGAGACGTGCCACAAAGAAGCCGTACTCCAGATCCATTGTCGGTGCCACCTTAGAGGTTATCCAAAAGAAGAGGAGTGAGAAACCTGAAGTTCGTGACGCTGCTCGGGAAGCTGCACTCCG AGAAATCAAGGAAAGGATCAAGAAAACCAAGGATGAAAAGAAAGCAAAGAAAGCCGAAGTAGCGGCGAAGCAACAAAAGACGCAGGGCAAAGGTAACATTCCTAAGGGTGGTGCACCGAAAGGTGCCAAGCTCGGCGGTGGCGGTGGAAAGCGCTGA
- the LOC107944878 gene encoding uncharacterized protein isoform X1, protein MASSVDDEFSLIDDPETNPSHHHVLHHHHSYAQVQAPPPDNHNGDDDSDSAFRGANFVNNNSSNATSSDVRIEKRRDQEEINDGVLKRSKQSATTEYRKDREEWSDAAIGCLLEAYMEKLTQLNRGNLRGRDWEEVAAAVSERCEKQSKSVEQCKNKVDNLKKRYKLERHRMSDGGITASHWPWFKKMEEIVGNSLPAKAVVEEEKGSASPGTVVRQSKSRYTSAAPNPVGQMITMKSKSPKWRRVVFKISGAALACTGPPNIDPKVAMLIAREVAIACRLGVEVAIVVGGRNFFCGDTWVAATGLDRSTAYQIGMMASVMNSILLQSLLEKMGVQACVQTAFSVQEAEPYSRVRAIRHLEKGRVVIFGGIGAGTGNPLFSTDTAAALRASEIHAEAVVKGTNVDGVYDCHSQDNNATFEHISFRDLVSRGATTMDMMSLTFCEENGIPVVVFNLLQPGNISKALCGDQVGTLIDQTGRIS, encoded by the exons ATGGCCTCTTCCGTTGACGACGAGTTTTCTCTCATCGACGACCCCGAAACTAACCCTAGCCACCACCACGTTCTCCACCACCACCATTCTTACGCGCAGGTCCAGGCGCCGCCACCCGATAACCACAACGGCGATGATGACTCTGATTCTGCTTTCCGCGGAGCCAACTTCGTTAACAACAACAGTAGTAACGCAACGTCCTCCGATGTACGGATCGAGAAGAGGAGGGACCAAGAAGAGATAAACGATGGAGTTTTGAAGAGATCGAAGCAATCGGCGACGACTGAGTACCGGAAAGACAGGGAAGAATGGAGCGATGCCGCGATCGGGTGTTTGTTGGAGGCGTATATGGAGAAGTTAACGCAGCTGAACAGGGGGAATCTTAGAGGAAGGGATTGGGAAGAGGTGGCGGCGGCAGTTAGCGAGCGGTGCGAGAAGCAGAGCAAGAGTGTGGAGCAGTGCAAGAACAAGGTTGATAATCTGAAGAAACGGTATAAGCTTGAGAGGCATAGGATGAGTGATGGTGGCATCACGGCGAGTCATTGGCCTTGGTTTAAGAAAATGGAAGAGATTGTTGGTAATTCTCTGCCTGCAAAGGCGGTGGTTGAAGAAGAAAAGGGTAGCGCTTCTCCGGGAACCGTTGTTAGACAATCCAAAAG CAGATATACTTCAGCTGCACCAAACCCTGTAGGTCAGATGattaccatgaaatcaaaaaGTCCTAAATGGCGCAGAGTGGTATTCAAAATTAGTGGCGCCGCTCTTGCTTGCACCGGTCCTCCCAATATCGACCCCAAG GTGGCAATGCTGATTGCTAGGGAAGTTGCAATTGCTTGCCGCCTCGGTGTAGAG GTAGCAATTGTTGTTGGAGGTCGCAATTTCTTTTGCGGAGACACGTGGGTTGCAGCTACCGGTTTAGATAGAAGTACTGCATATCAAATTGG CATGATGGCATCCGTGATGAATTCTATACTACTGCAATCGTTGTTGGAGAAGATGGGTGTTCAGGCCTGCGTGCAAACGGCATTTTCTGTGCAAGAGGCAGAACCGTACAGCCGGGTAAGGGCCATACGTCATCTTGAAAAAGGTAGAGTTGTAATATTTGGTGGCATTGGTGCTGGCACTGGAAACCCACTCTTTTCTACTGATACAGCTGCAGCGCTTCGAGCTTCAGAAA TTCATGCCGAGGCAGTTGTTAAAGGTACGAATGTCGATGGTGTTTATGACTGTCATTCCCAGGACAACAATGCTACATTTGAACACATCTCCTTTCGAGATCTAGTCTCAAGAGGTGCCACAACCATGGACATGATGTCATTGACCTTCTGTGAAGAAAATGGCATTCCAG TTGTGGTCTTTAATCTTCTTCAGCCTGGAAACATCTCGAAAGCATTATGCGGAGACCAAGTTGGTACGTTGATCGATCAAACTGGAAGGATAAGCTGA
- the LOC121209527 gene encoding iridoid oxidase encodes MEFEILGLSIALLLWVAWAITTERCHRRLEELGQLPPGPTWWPVVGNIFQLGLAPPHVSFAKLARRHGPIMTLWLGSMSTVVISSNEVAREMFKNHDMVLAGRKIYEAMKGDFGHEGSLITSQYGPHWRMLRRLCTTEFFVTSRLDAMRGVRRRCIDQMLQSVQDAGANGTNPIDVGRFVFYMAFNLIGNLMFSKDLLDHKSEKGAKFFYHAGKVMELAGKPNVADFLPVLKRVDPQGIRRKTQFHVKKAFEIAGGFIKDRMKSIGYGENEGKRKDFLDVLLEFRGDGLEEPSKFSSRTINVIVFEMFTAGTDTTTSTIEWAMAELLHNPRTLKTVQAELRNHLGYHGRGLEEKDIENLPYLKAIIKETLRLHPPLPFLVPHMAMDSCKMLGYHIPKETQVLVNVWAIGRDPKTWENPSEFRPERFLEPNTMDYKGHHFEFIPFGSGRRMCPAVPLVSRLLPMALGSLLHCFDWSLADGVKPEDLDMSERMGITLRKSVPLKALAIPCIDFRH; translated from the exons ATGGAGTTTGAAATTTTAGGGTTAAGTATAGCACTTTTGCTATGGGTTGCATGGGCCATAACGACAGAGCGATGCCACCGGCGATTGGAAGAGCTAGGTCAACTTCCACCTGGACCTACATGGTGGCCCGTAGTTGGCAATATATTTCAATTAGGGCTGGCGCCACCTCATGTGTCTTTTGCCAAGTTGGCTCGTCGACATGGACCCATCATGACTTTATGGTTAGGTTCAATGAGCACCGTGGTCATCTCGTCCAACGAGGTGGCTCGTGAGATGTTCAAGAATCATGACATGGTGTTAGCTGGCAGGAAGATTTACGAAGCCATGAAAGGAGATTTCGGCCATGAGGGATCCCTTATAACATCCCAGTACGGCCCCCACTGGCGGATGCTGCGACGATTGTGCACCACAGAATTTTTCGTGACAAGCCGTCTCGATGCCATGCGAGGAGTTCGAAGACGGTGCATCGATCAAATGTTGCAATCTGTACAAGATGCAGGTGCAAATGGCACGAACCCAATTGACGTGGGGCGGTTCGTTTTCTATATGGCGTTCAACTTGATAGGAAACCTCATGTTCTCGAAAGATTTATTGGATCATAAATCGGAAAAAGGTGCGAAATTTTTTTACCATGCAGGGAAAGTGATGGAGTTAGCCGGTAAACCGAATGTCGCAGATTTTTTACCTGTTCTAAAACGGGTCGACCCGCAAGGTATAAGGAGGAAAACCCAATTTCATGTTAAAAAAGCATTTGAAATTGCCGGAGGATTCATTAAAGACAGGATGAAAAGCATTGGATATGGAGAAAATGAAGGGAAAAGAAAGGACTTCTTGGATGTTCTTTTGGAGTTTCGTGGTGATGGCTTAGAAGAACCTTCTAAATTTTCCTCTCGAACCATCAATGTTATCGTTTTT GAGATGTTCACTGCAGGAACTGATACAACAACAAGCACTATAGAATGGGCAATGGCTGAACTTCTACACAATCCAAGGACATTAAAAACAGTCCAAGCTGAATTAAGGAACCATTTAGGCTACCATGGGAGGGGCCTTGAAGAAAAAGACATTGAAAACCTACCATATCTCAAAGCAATAATCAAGGAAACCCTAAGACTTCACCCACCACTTCCTTTCTTAGTCCCTCACATGGCTATGGACTCTTGTAAAATGTTGGGTTACCATATCCCTAAAGAAACCCAAGTTTTGGTGAACGTTTGGGCCATCGGACGAGACCCGAAAACGTGGGAAAACCCGTCGGAGTTCAGACCGGAACGGTTCTTGGAGCCGAATACAATGGATTATAAGGGTCATCATTTCGAGTTTATTCCATTCGGGTCCGGTCGTCGGATGTGCCCGGCGGTGCCACTCGTGTCTCGACTGCTCCCGATGGCACTCGGGTCGTTGTTGCATTGCTTTGACTGGAGTTTGGCTGACGGGGTTAAGCCTGAAGATTTGGATATGAGTGAGAGAATGGGGATAACGTTGAGGAAATCTGTTCCCTTAAAGGCCTTAGCAATACCTTGCATTGATTTCAGACACTAA